The Opitutaceae bacterium genome has a window encoding:
- the hflC gene encoding protease modulator HflC, with protein sequence MTRSTTYIVIGGILAITAFLTLKASLYTVDEAEQVIVVQFGAPVGEPITTPGLHFKTPYIQDIRRFDKRLLEWDGEPNQIPTRGEQFISVDTTARWKIVDPLKFLQRVQNESRATLRLNDILDSIVRDYVSASDLVEIVRSKDWDVSEEDLARAQVAGEEDEEILLQRVQTGREELVRSILIQASKQMPDYGIELVDIRIKRVDYVVEVEQRVFERMIAERQRIAEQFRSEGQGRAAEIDGETQRLLAEINSEAKRAGEVIRGEADALATRIYNEAFGADPEFYAFFRTLESYTRSLQNQTTFILGADSDYFRYFNNPLINPAPQPPSTVLGPE encoded by the coding sequence ATGACCCGATCCACAACCTATATCGTGATTGGCGGAATTCTTGCCATCACTGCCTTCCTGACTTTAAAGGCATCCCTATACACCGTCGATGAAGCCGAACAGGTTATTGTGGTTCAATTCGGCGCTCCAGTCGGGGAACCTATTACCACACCAGGCCTACACTTTAAGACCCCGTATATACAAGACATTCGGCGTTTCGACAAGCGTCTTCTGGAATGGGACGGTGAACCCAATCAGATTCCTACAAGAGGTGAACAGTTCATCTCGGTCGACACAACCGCTCGATGGAAGATCGTCGACCCGCTCAAATTCCTACAGCGGGTACAAAATGAAAGCAGAGCGACCCTGCGCCTCAATGATATCCTAGACTCCATTGTTCGCGACTATGTGTCTGCAAGTGATCTGGTTGAAATCGTACGCTCAAAAGACTGGGATGTCTCGGAGGAAGACCTCGCACGTGCACAAGTAGCCGGTGAGGAAGACGAAGAAATCCTCCTTCAGAGAGTCCAAACTGGACGGGAAGAGCTGGTTCGCTCCATCCTCATACAGGCAAGCAAGCAAATGCCTGACTATGGGATCGAACTTGTGGATATCCGTATCAAGCGTGTCGATTACGTCGTAGAGGTCGAACAACGCGTCTTCGAACGGATGATCGCGGAACGACAACGAATCGCTGAGCAATTCCGATCAGAAGGCCAAGGCCGTGCCGCCGAAATCGACGGGGAAACACAAAGACTACTCGCTGAGATCAATTCCGAAGCAAAGAGGGCTGGCGAGGTCATTCGGGGCGAAGCCGACGCACTCGCAACTCGGATCTACAACGAGGCATTCGGAGCCGATCCTGAATTCTACGCATTCTTCCGTACACTTGAGAGCTACACCCGGTCTCTTCAGAATCAAACCACTTTCATACTCGGCGCTGACTCCGACTACTTTCGATACTTCAACAATCCCCTGATAAATCCCGCCCCGCAACCGCCTTCAACCGTCCTAGGGCCTGAGTAG